A single window of Chloracidobacterium thermophilum B DNA harbors:
- a CDS encoding M24 family metallopeptidase, with protein sequence MSRRLAAFLLGFWLFGAWPLPQAALLPTDLPKSVPMLAEQPLADFQARRARLRAQLKDGIVLVPGRIETSLGVSEKFFQDENFFYLTGVEAPGATLLLTPVPYQGAQEILFLPRRDPQMERWTGPQPGPDQEAEQRFGMEKALPTDTLSQVLREIGAALPDGSKIYLIANPQETQERAVRTLLELVQQTVPALPITDARSAVNLMRMCKTPAEVDLLRKAIRITGAAFRDIPRHLTVGCYEYEIEAVVLAAFYRNGAERPGYPCIIGSGQNATILHYNRNRDQIRDGDLVVVDVGAQYRGYTADITRTFPANGRFSRRQRELYELVLAAQEAAVKAFVPGKSRMSDLTRAAREAMRSSPLRAGNNLTLDNFFIHGLGHFIGLNVHDVGDYGQPLPPGSVITIEPGVYIPAERIGIRIEDDYLVTETGLVKLSGDIPSRPEAIERALRQAHRLPRQRDSVKD encoded by the coding sequence ATGTCACGCCGGCTCGCTGCTTTTCTGCTTGGCTTTTGGTTGTTTGGCGCGTGGCCGCTGCCCCAGGCGGCCCTCCTTCCCACGGACCTTCCCAAGTCCGTGCCCATGCTGGCCGAGCAACCGCTGGCTGACTTCCAGGCGCGGCGGGCGCGCCTGCGGGCGCAGTTGAAGGACGGGATCGTGCTTGTTCCCGGACGGATCGAAACCTCACTGGGCGTGAGTGAGAAATTTTTTCAGGACGAAAACTTTTTCTACCTCACCGGCGTGGAAGCGCCGGGCGCAACGCTGCTGCTCACTCCGGTTCCCTACCAGGGCGCGCAGGAAATCCTGTTTCTTCCGCGCCGCGACCCGCAGATGGAACGCTGGACGGGCCCCCAGCCGGGACCGGATCAGGAAGCCGAGCAACGCTTTGGCATGGAAAAAGCCCTGCCGACCGATACGCTCTCCCAAGTGTTACGGGAAATTGGGGCCGCACTCCCGGACGGCAGCAAAATTTACCTCATCGCCAACCCGCAGGAGACGCAAGAACGGGCCGTCCGCACACTGCTGGAGCTGGTGCAGCAAACTGTCCCGGCACTTCCCATCACTGATGCCCGCTCGGCCGTCAATCTCATGCGCATGTGCAAGACACCGGCTGAGGTGGACCTGCTGAGGAAAGCCATCCGCATCACCGGCGCGGCCTTCCGTGATATTCCCAGACACCTGACGGTCGGATGCTACGAGTATGAAATCGAGGCCGTCGTTCTGGCCGCCTTCTACCGTAACGGTGCGGAGCGGCCGGGCTACCCCTGCATTATCGGGAGCGGGCAGAATGCCACCATCCTGCACTACAACCGCAACCGGGACCAGATTCGGGATGGTGATCTCGTGGTCGTGGATGTCGGCGCACAGTACCGGGGCTATACGGCTGACATCACACGTACCTTTCCGGCCAACGGCAGGTTCAGCCGGCGGCAGCGCGAACTCTACGAACTCGTCCTGGCAGCGCAGGAAGCGGCGGTCAAAGCCTTTGTACCCGGCAAAAGCCGGATGAGTGACCTGACCAGGGCCGCCCGGGAGGCGATGCGTTCCAGCCCGCTGCGTGCCGGCAACAACCTGACCCTGGACAACTTTTTCATCCACGGGCTGGGGCACTTCATCGGCCTCAACGTTCACGACGTGGGCGACTACGGGCAGCCACTCCCGCCGGGGAGCGTCATCACCATTGAGCCGGGGGTTTACATTCCGGCCGAACGCATCGGCATCCGCATCGAAGATGACTACCTCGTGACGGAGACCGGACTGGTCAAGCTTTCCGGCGACATTCCTTCGCGCCCGGAAGCCATTGAGCGGGCCCTGCGCCAGGCGCACCGGCTGCCCCGTCAGCGGGATTCAGTCAAGGATTGA
- a CDS encoding DUF3592 domain-containing protein: MAEVRSQGTLSRWRSWWQRLLGREDPEAARRRWLRQSGRIIEGEVLDIRPAGQGTLVRYRYEVASVEYESFDVVDTAGREYRYWPGQRVSIRYDRRRPSNSILD; this comes from the coding sequence ATGGCGGAAGTACGTTCCCAAGGCACGCTGAGCCGCTGGCGGAGCTGGTGGCAGCGTCTGTTGGGCCGGGAAGACCCGGAGGCCGCCCGGCGACGCTGGTTACGTCAGTCTGGTCGCATCATTGAAGGTGAGGTGCTCGACATCCGCCCGGCAGGCCAGGGCACGTTGGTACGCTACCGGTACGAAGTGGCCAGTGTCGAGTACGAGTCGTTTGACGTGGTGGATACAGCCGGGAGAGAATACCGCTACTGGCCGGGGCAGCGCGTCAGCATCCGGTATGACCGCCGCCGGCCATCGAACTCAATCCTTGACTGA
- a CDS encoding CDP-alcohol phosphatidyltransferase family protein translates to MLSERIGSAGTKVLDTLVRYLARIFPNPNTLTFIGLLINIGCAVLYGWGHFFIAGLVMIVANLFDMLDGRVARLTGRVTRFGGFFDSVLDRYSDVIVLIGIMVFYARNTPQHSTLYVTLAGIALLGSVLVSYTRARAENLIQQCKVGFLERPERVVLIIIGSLTEIGPEDNPFLHKMRAVLWVLAVLSHWTVVHRMYHTYLEARRLDMTGDTPPAEPTTPAAPEQDGVWEPALAKKQAPSWYRAT, encoded by the coding sequence ATGCTCAGTGAACGCATTGGCAGTGCTGGCACAAAGGTTCTGGATACACTGGTTCGCTACCTTGCCCGAATCTTTCCCAACCCGAATACGCTGACCTTCATCGGGCTGCTCATCAACATCGGCTGTGCTGTCCTTTATGGATGGGGTCACTTCTTCATTGCCGGACTGGTGATGATCGTGGCCAATCTGTTCGACATGCTCGATGGACGGGTGGCGCGGCTCACCGGACGGGTGACACGGTTTGGCGGCTTCTTTGATTCGGTGCTCGACCGCTACTCGGATGTCATCGTCCTGATCGGCATCATGGTGTTCTATGCGCGGAATACGCCCCAGCACAGTACGCTCTACGTCACACTCGCGGGCATTGCGCTGCTGGGTTCGGTGTTGGTCAGCTACACCCGCGCGCGGGCGGAAAATCTCATCCAGCAGTGCAAGGTCGGCTTTCTGGAGCGCCCGGAACGGGTGGTGCTCATCATCATCGGCTCGCTGACTGAAATCGGCCCGGAAGACAACCCGTTCCTGCACAAAATGCGGGCGGTGCTGTGGGTGCTGGCCGTGTTGTCCCACTGGACGGTCGTGCACCGGATGTACCACACCTATCTGGAAGCCCGGCGACTGGACATGACTGGCGACACGCCCCCGGCTGAGCCGACCACACCGGCCGCGCCGGAACAGGATGGGGTATGGGAACCGGCACTGGCCAAAAAACAGGCGCCCTCCTGGTACCGGGCTACCTAG
- the recD2 gene encoding SF1B family DNA helicase RecD2, producing the protein MNNSRPPSVLVGAVERVTYTNPETGYTVLRLRVNGEREAVTVVGYFPALSPGATLRLSGFWTTHPTHGPQFKATQHEVTQPATLAGIEKYLGSGLIKGIGPVTARRIVAHFREATLQIIETDIHRLSEVPGIGRKRVELIAQAWEAQRAIKDVMLFLQSHGVSTHYAAKIYRQYGARAIQTVIENPYQLARDIYGVGFKTADAIAANLGIAPDAEMRLRAACLHVLQEAADQGHCFLPESRLLASLQTLLGVTDAERLHAVLATLTAEAELVARPPAPPNVLEASYHLPYLFYAEQHIARLLRGLTLRPLTQLEAPARQWLDAYAARESLQLSPEQQQAVLTAATQRVAVVTGGPGCGKTTTLRAIVGLFRWLGLRVELATPTGRAAQRLSEVTGVEARTLHRLLAYDPARGRFTHDSDYPLDTDAVIVDEASMLDAPLAAALLKAMPARGRLLLVGDVDQLPSVGPGRVLGDIIAAGVVPVCRLTQVFRQAEGSAIIQNAHRIRAGQFPRLIRPDGRTTTDCYFVAADTPADIQARLEQVVASLSRRFGYDPVNDIQVLTPMNRGEIGAVELNRRLQQALNPLRPGQPEIERLGRRFRVGDKVVQRVNNYTREVFNGDIGRIVDIQLEDQTLTVNYDGRCVTYDWADVNELSHGFALSVHKSQGSEYPAVVIVLHTQAFPVLSRNLLYTALTRAKRTAVLLGTTRAIGLAVRQVEAARRYTWLAEALREPIR; encoded by the coding sequence ATGAACAACTCCCGGCCGCCTTCGGTTCTCGTTGGTGCCGTCGAGCGTGTGACTTATACCAACCCGGAAACAGGCTACACGGTGTTGCGCCTCCGGGTGAACGGTGAGCGTGAGGCCGTAACGGTGGTCGGGTACTTCCCGGCACTGTCGCCAGGGGCGACGCTCCGTTTGTCCGGGTTCTGGACGACCCATCCCACGCACGGCCCGCAATTCAAAGCTACCCAGCACGAAGTCACCCAGCCGGCAACGCTGGCCGGCATCGAGAAATACCTGGGTTCCGGTCTCATCAAAGGGATCGGCCCTGTCACGGCCCGGCGCATCGTTGCCCACTTCCGGGAAGCCACATTGCAGATCATCGAGACGGACATCCACCGCCTGAGCGAAGTGCCCGGCATCGGCCGCAAGCGCGTTGAGCTGATTGCACAGGCCTGGGAAGCACAGCGCGCTATCAAAGACGTGATGCTGTTTTTGCAGTCGCATGGCGTCTCCACCCACTATGCCGCCAAGATATACAGGCAGTATGGGGCCCGTGCGATTCAGACCGTCATCGAAAATCCCTACCAGCTTGCGCGGGACATCTACGGGGTGGGTTTCAAAACCGCCGACGCGATTGCGGCCAATCTGGGCATAGCGCCGGATGCGGAAATGCGTCTGCGGGCGGCCTGCCTCCACGTGCTTCAGGAAGCCGCCGACCAGGGGCACTGTTTTCTGCCAGAAAGCCGGCTGCTCGCCTCCCTGCAAACGCTTCTGGGCGTGACTGATGCCGAGCGCCTGCACGCTGTCTTGGCAACTCTGACCGCCGAGGCCGAACTGGTGGCCCGTCCGCCCGCGCCGCCTAACGTGCTGGAAGCGAGTTATCACCTGCCGTACCTGTTTTATGCCGAGCAGCATATTGCGCGGCTGCTGCGTGGTCTCACCCTGCGTCCCCTGACCCAACTGGAAGCACCGGCGCGGCAGTGGCTGGACGCCTACGCGGCCAGGGAGTCGCTGCAACTGTCGCCGGAGCAGCAGCAGGCCGTGCTGACGGCGGCAACGCAGCGCGTGGCAGTGGTTACGGGCGGCCCCGGCTGTGGCAAGACAACGACGTTGCGGGCCATCGTTGGTTTGTTCCGCTGGCTTGGGCTGCGGGTTGAGCTGGCGACACCGACCGGACGCGCTGCCCAGCGGCTTTCCGAAGTGACCGGCGTCGAGGCGCGTACCCTGCATCGGCTGCTGGCCTACGATCCGGCCCGGGGACGCTTCACCCACGACAGCGATTACCCACTCGACACGGATGCCGTCATCGTGGACGAAGCCTCGATGCTCGACGCCCCACTGGCTGCGGCGCTGCTCAAGGCCATGCCGGCGCGGGGCCGGCTGCTGCTCGTGGGGGATGTGGACCAGTTGCCTTCCGTCGGCCCGGGCCGGGTGCTGGGGGACATCATTGCCGCCGGAGTCGTGCCGGTCTGCCGTCTGACCCAGGTGTTTCGCCAGGCCGAGGGGAGCGCCATCATCCAGAATGCCCACCGGATTCGGGCAGGGCAGTTTCCCCGGCTCATCCGACCGGATGGCCGGACAACCACCGACTGCTATTTCGTGGCGGCCGACACCCCGGCAGACATCCAGGCGCGACTCGAACAGGTTGTGGCGAGTCTGTCCCGGCGTTTTGGGTACGACCCGGTGAACGACATCCAGGTGTTGACGCCCATGAACCGGGGGGAGATCGGTGCCGTCGAACTCAACCGGCGCTTACAGCAGGCGCTCAATCCGCTGCGTCCGGGGCAGCCTGAAATCGAGCGTCTGGGACGCCGCTTCCGGGTCGGGGATAAGGTCGTGCAGCGTGTCAACAACTACACCCGCGAAGTCTTCAACGGCGACATCGGGCGCATCGTGGACATCCAGCTTGAGGATCAAACCCTGACCGTGAATTACGACGGGCGGTGCGTCACTTATGATTGGGCGGATGTCAACGAACTCAGCCACGGCTTTGCCCTTTCCGTCCACAAAAGCCAGGGGTCGGAGTATCCGGCGGTGGTGATTGTGCTGCATACGCAGGCGTTTCCGGTGCTGAGCCGCAACCTGCTCTACACGGCGCTGACGCGCGCCAAACGGACGGCGGTGCTGCTGGGAACAACCCGTGCCATTGGCTTGGCCGTGCGGCAGGTGGAAGCCGCCCGACGCTACACCTGGCTGGCGGAGGCGCTGCGTGAACCCATCCGGTAG
- a CDS encoding Rieske (2Fe-2S) protein, producing MPRVKVAALTEVRPGQMRLFALASHKVVIYNCNGRIHASEAGCPHMGASLHEGVLIGTEVTCPWHHWSFDVATGECTSNPLAPKRLMTFPATVEQGDVWVDLP from the coding sequence ATGCCGCGTGTCAAAGTTGCCGCACTGACCGAGGTACGTCCGGGGCAGATGCGTCTGTTTGCGTTAGCGTCGCACAAGGTGGTCATTTACAACTGCAACGGCCGCATTCATGCCAGTGAGGCAGGGTGTCCGCACATGGGGGCGTCCTTGCACGAAGGGGTGCTCATCGGGACGGAAGTGACCTGTCCGTGGCATCACTGGTCATTTGATGTGGCGACGGGTGAATGCACCAGCAACCCGCTGGCACCCAAAAGGCTGATGACCTTTCCTGCGACGGTTGAACAGGGCGACGTCTGGGTTGATCTCCCGTGA
- a CDS encoding type II secretion system protein yields the protein MSSTFSLELRRQTPYRTQRGFSMIELIMVVFILGIITAIAVPNFVKARETARRGWFQQTARTIGSSLEIFAQTNRGRYPKDGMFYEAPGGDPVKWERDSGMPWFGFSNPSQQPTWYIDYQVHNSPIAPGARYIGLCYSGLRNAPADGNITNNASLWNDYGQGQEIPGDKRLIFIFYPAVPPDRICPDSACN from the coding sequence ATGTCGAGCACCTTTTCGCTGGAGCTTCGTCGTCAGACGCCTTATCGTACGCAACGTGGGTTCTCGATGATTGAACTCATCATGGTCGTTTTCATCTTGGGGATTATCACGGCGATTGCCGTGCCTAACTTTGTCAAGGCGCGGGAAACCGCCCGGCGTGGTTGGTTTCAACAGACGGCCCGCACGATTGGGTCATCGCTGGAGATATTTGCCCAGACCAACCGGGGGCGCTACCCAAAGGATGGCATGTTCTACGAAGCACCGGGTGGGGACCCTGTCAAGTGGGAGCGGGATTCGGGCATGCCTTGGTTTGGCTTTTCCAATCCTTCGCAGCAGCCGACTTGGTATATTGACTACCAGGTTCACAACAGCCCCATTGCGCCAGGCGCGCGTTACATTGGGTTGTGCTACTCCGGGTTGCGCAATGCGCCGGCGGACGGCAACATTACCAACAATGCTTCGCTCTGGAATGACTATGGTCAGGGGCAGGAAATTCCCGGCGACAAGCGTCTGATTTTCATCTTTTATCCTGCTGTTCCGCCTGACCGCATCTGTCCCGATTCTGCCTGCAACTAG
- a CDS encoding thiol-disulfide oxidoreductase DCC family protein, with amino-acid sequence MPTSSPTKPRQVLLYDGLCGFCNWAVRFVITHDTQGTMYFAPLQSEYGNQVIACHPWLATVDSVVLVETTDDGIEQVFVRSTAALRIAAYLGGWWRWLTLGYVLPGFLRDWLYDAFARMRYRLFGRYETCLVPSPDIRARFLQV; translated from the coding sequence ATGCCAACCTCCTCCCCCACCAAACCACGCCAGGTCCTGCTCTACGACGGGCTGTGCGGCTTCTGCAACTGGGCCGTCAGGTTCGTCATTACCCATGACACCCAAGGGACGATGTACTTTGCCCCCCTCCAGAGTGAATATGGCAACCAAGTCATCGCCTGCCACCCGTGGCTGGCCACGGTGGACTCGGTGGTGCTCGTCGAAACCACGGATGACGGCATTGAACAGGTTTTCGTCCGCTCGACGGCTGCGCTGCGGATTGCCGCCTACCTTGGCGGATGGTGGCGCTGGTTGACGCTGGGCTATGTCCTGCCCGGATTTCTTCGGGACTGGCTCTACGATGCCTTTGCCCGTATGCGCTACCGGCTGTTCGGGCGGTATGAGACCTGCCTTGTTCCTTCGCCGGACATCCGCGCGCGTTTTCTCCAGGTGTAA
- the aroE gene encoding shikimate dehydrogenase, which produces MICTPIAASTPDDLLAALPVAAAAADWLELRLDALHNLSVEAVLRALHHVLPRRPRPVVVTFRPREQGGFRDLSHADRLRFWHSALTTPAEAFDLETDLIAQLLPTYPPDHPVWARVVVSHHDFQATPADIHAFALAHFPPHAGTVKLAVKVNQPDDVCRLFDWLTGTPSATPSTWQKIPVGMGGLGVLTRILGPAYGARWTYSTGHDGRAVAPGQLTATELRETFRLSSLDRHTIVAGLLGCPVAHSLSKDLHNAAFAHLGLNWVYIPVEVSPDDLAPFLRDAIHPRTRRLPWTVGGYSVTLPHKVAILPYLDRLTATAARVGAVNTILVSGQELIGDNTDVAGAMRPLQQRFAVEGEPVAVLGAGGAAQAVVCGLVAAGAQVTVFARHPARAQDLGARFDVPIVPLDDFHGRRFVGLVNTTPVGMAGYAEGACPVPPERLEGLAWVYDLIYRPRHTALLQAASQQGIATLDGLPMLIAQAAEQLARWTGRDVPETILFAAAERALHSVRPAP; this is translated from the coding sequence GTGATTTGCACCCCAATTGCCGCCTCAACCCCGGATGACCTGCTGGCGGCCCTGCCGGTGGCGGCCGCGGCGGCGGACTGGCTGGAGCTGCGCCTTGATGCCCTGCACAACCTTTCGGTCGAGGCCGTGCTCCGGGCGCTTCACCACGTCCTGCCCCGTCGTCCCCGGCCGGTCGTGGTCACCTTTCGCCCCCGCGAACAGGGTGGCTTTCGGGACCTCTCCCACGCCGACCGCCTGCGGTTCTGGCACAGCGCCCTGACGACGCCGGCCGAGGCCTTCGACCTTGAAACCGATCTCATCGCGCAGCTTCTGCCGACTTATCCGCCCGACCATCCGGTGTGGGCGCGGGTCGTGGTTTCCCATCACGACTTTCAGGCGACACCGGCCGACATCCACGCCTTTGCTCTGGCGCACTTCCCGCCTCATGCCGGCACGGTCAAACTGGCGGTCAAGGTCAACCAACCGGATGACGTATGTCGCCTGTTTGACTGGCTGACCGGGACACCTTCGGCAACACCTTCCACCTGGCAGAAAATCCCGGTCGGAATGGGCGGGCTGGGCGTTCTGACGCGCATTCTCGGCCCGGCTTACGGCGCGCGCTGGACTTACAGCACGGGCCACGATGGCCGGGCCGTGGCTCCGGGACAACTCACCGCCACCGAACTCCGCGAAACCTTCCGTCTGTCCTCCCTCGACCGCCACACCATTGTGGCCGGACTTCTGGGCTGCCCCGTTGCGCACTCCCTTTCCAAAGACCTGCACAATGCCGCCTTTGCCCACCTTGGACTCAACTGGGTTTACATCCCCGTTGAAGTCTCCCCGGACGACCTCGCGCCGTTTTTACGCGACGCCATTCACCCCCGCACCCGGCGTCTTCCCTGGACGGTTGGGGGCTACAGCGTCACCCTGCCCCACAAGGTCGCCATCCTCCCTTACCTTGACCGGCTCACGGCAACGGCGGCGCGTGTCGGCGCGGTCAACACCATTCTGGTTTCCGGGCAGGAACTCATCGGCGACAACACCGATGTCGCCGGAGCAATGCGTCCGTTGCAGCAGCGATTTGCCGTGGAAGGAGAGCCGGTGGCCGTTCTGGGCGCGGGTGGTGCGGCCCAGGCGGTCGTCTGCGGACTCGTCGCGGCCGGTGCCCAAGTCACCGTGTTTGCCCGCCATCCCGCCCGTGCACAGGACCTTGGCGCCCGGTTTGACGTCCCCATTGTACCGTTGGACGATTTCCACGGACGGCGGTTTGTGGGACTCGTCAACACTACCCCGGTCGGTATGGCCGGTTATGCCGAAGGTGCCTGCCCAGTGCCTCCAGAACGGCTGGAAGGGCTGGCCTGGGTCTATGACCTCATCTACCGCCCACGGCACACAGCGCTTTTGCAGGCTGCCAGCCAGCAGGGTATAGCCACGCTCGACGGGCTTCCCATGCTCATCGCACAGGCCGCCGAACAACTCGCCCGCTGGACAGGCCGGGACGTTCCCGAAACCATCCTCTTTGCTGCCGCCGAACGGGCGCTCCACAGCGTCAGGCCAGCGCCTTGA
- a CDS encoding GNAT family N-acetyltransferase, translating into METVDVLPLNLLDAYACWELNRRCFPERETYDLATFRVLLDSPDSVSYKALDGQRRMVGFLVGLVDRDASLGRGRGQLLGSGHIIAVGVAPEARRQGHARRLLEAAERGFRRRGITIVHLEVHATNVAACQLYTNAGYSVTQRLARYYADGDDALKMVKALA; encoded by the coding sequence ATGGAAACGGTGGATGTCCTGCCCCTGAACCTGCTGGACGCCTATGCCTGTTGGGAACTCAACCGCCGGTGTTTTCCTGAACGTGAGACCTACGATCTGGCGACATTCCGCGTCCTGCTCGATTCGCCGGATTCGGTTTCCTACAAGGCGTTGGACGGACAGCGTCGCATGGTGGGCTTTCTGGTCGGGCTGGTGGACCGCGACGCTTCGCTGGGACGTGGCCGGGGGCAATTGTTGGGCAGCGGACACATCATTGCCGTCGGCGTTGCGCCGGAAGCACGTCGCCAGGGACATGCACGCCGCCTGCTGGAAGCCGCCGAGCGTGGGTTCCGGCGCCGTGGCATAACGATTGTCCACCTTGAAGTTCACGCCACAAATGTTGCTGCCTGCCAGCTCTATACCAACGCCGGATACAGCGTGACCCAGCGTCTGGCACGCTATTACGCCGATGGCGATGATGCCCTCAAGATGGTCAAGGCGCTGGCCTGA
- a CDS encoding 6-carboxytetrahydropterin synthase produces the protein MNRHFYEVMVETQFSAAHALRHYRGQGESVHGHNWRIQVFVRGEKLDGNHILVDFRAVREATEEVMHYLDHKHLNELPPFDRELNPSTENIAAFVFHQVAKRINTPHYQVTLVRAWETPTTMAAYGLA, from the coding sequence ATGAACAGGCATTTTTACGAGGTGATGGTCGAAACCCAATTCTCGGCCGCCCATGCCCTGCGCCACTACCGGGGACAGGGCGAATCCGTACACGGCCACAACTGGCGGATTCAGGTGTTTGTCCGGGGGGAAAAACTGGACGGGAACCATATCCTGGTTGACTTTCGGGCGGTCCGCGAAGCAACTGAGGAAGTCATGCACTACCTTGACCACAAGCACCTCAACGAACTGCCGCCTTTTGACCGGGAACTTAACCCTTCGACGGAAAACATTGCCGCTTTCGTGTTTCACCAGGTCGCCAAGCGCATCAACACGCCGCACTATCAGGTGACACTCGTGCGCGCCTGGGAAACGCCCACCACCATGGCTGCCTATGGGCTGGCTTGA
- a CDS encoding deoxyhypusine synthase family protein translates to MSKKAKASPYLKRPTDPIEIDRDRSVAGLLAKFEATSFQARNLAIAHNIWLNMLDDTCTIVLGVSGPLIPAGMRRLLAWLIRNRYVDVIITDGLTVFHDVHESLGRQHYQGSPLTAQSELQSHGIARLYDTLLSEEEVREADEWLRSFVNMQDLTRPYPTREFLNLLGHELAEIANEDGILTAAYKARIPVFCPGVTTSPLVRGIAAGRIDRKSPFLFDVIQDVVEMAHILLGSTNVGGLYFGSSLCSDFVRQAQATGTVVNARLRPLKYVVQVTLEGGAMWHPVEDADNWSRAAKELRSVTTYCDPTIALPMLVTALTQSATRQIKARRKPTFTLGRDLVMITT, encoded by the coding sequence ATGAGCAAGAAAGCGAAAGCATCGCCGTATCTGAAACGCCCAACCGACCCCATCGAAATTGACCGTGACCGAAGCGTGGCCGGGCTGTTGGCGAAGTTTGAGGCGACTTCTTTTCAGGCCCGCAATCTGGCCATTGCCCACAACATCTGGCTCAACATGCTCGATGACACCTGCACGATTGTGCTGGGGGTGAGTGGCCCGCTGATTCCGGCCGGAATGCGGCGGCTGCTTGCCTGGCTGATTCGCAACCGGTATGTGGACGTAATCATCACCGACGGGCTGACGGTTTTTCACGACGTGCATGAATCACTCGGACGCCAGCACTACCAGGGTTCACCGCTGACGGCCCAAAGTGAGCTTCAGTCGCATGGGATTGCCCGGCTGTACGACACGCTGTTGAGCGAAGAAGAAGTGCGGGAAGCTGACGAGTGGCTGCGCAGCTTCGTCAACATGCAGGACCTGACGCGGCCCTACCCTACCCGCGAGTTTTTGAACCTCCTCGGCCACGAACTGGCCGAGATAGCCAACGAAGATGGGATTTTGACCGCGGCGTACAAGGCACGCATTCCGGTGTTTTGTCCCGGCGTGACGACCTCGCCGCTGGTGCGCGGCATTGCTGCCGGGCGGATTGACCGCAAGTCGCCGTTTCTGTTCGATGTCATTCAGGATGTGGTCGAGATGGCTCACATTCTGTTGGGTTCCACCAATGTCGGCGGACTGTACTTTGGGTCAAGTCTGTGTAGTGACTTCGTACGCCAGGCCCAGGCCACCGGGACGGTTGTCAATGCCCGTTTGCGACCGCTGAAGTACGTCGTGCAGGTGACACTGGAGGGCGGTGCTATGTGGCATCCGGTTGAGGATGCTGACAACTGGAGTCGGGCGGCAAAAGAACTACGGAGCGTGACGACCTACTGTGATCCCACGATTGCCCTCCCGATGCTGGTGACGGCGCTGACGCAGAGTGCCACCCGCCAGATCAAGGCCCGGCGAAAGCCGACCTTCACGCTGGGGCGCGATCTGGTGATGATCACCACGTAG